In Solanum lycopersicum chromosome 5, SLM_r2.1, the following are encoded in one genomic region:
- the LOC101262518 gene encoding uncharacterized protein isoform X2 produces MALFSPKSELLFLFFFIFSLSFNLSHSNKYDDVHDLLPFYNLPKGLLPNNVKSYTVSTKDGSFTVQLTHPCYVQFQDQLVYYQKDIKGKLSYGSVSDVTGIQAKKLFVWVSVTGISVDDQSQMIEFHVGFLSEKLPAKEFENIPTCTNKIKGCQHSAFASI; encoded by the coding sequence ATGGCCTTATTCTCTCCAAAGTCAGAGCTTttgttcttgttcttcttcatcttttctctaTCCTTCAATCTTAGCCATTcaaataaatatgatgatgTTCATGATCTCCTTCCTTTTTACAATCTTCCAAAGGGTCTTCTCCCAAACAATGTGAAATCATACACTGTTTCCACCAAAGACGGTTCTTTTACTGTACAACTCACACATCCATGTTATGTACAGTTTCAAGATCAGCTTGTTTACTACCAAAAAGATATTAAAGGGAAGTTGAGTTATGGATCTGTCTCTGATGTCACTGGAATACAAGCAAAGAAGTTGTTTGTATGGGTATCTGTAACTGGGATTAGTGTTGATGATCAGTCTCAGATGATTGAATTTCATGTTGGATTTTTATCTGAAAAATTACCAGCTAAGGAGTTTGAGAATATTCCTACTTGTACTAATAAGATTAAGGGTTGCCAACACTCTGCCTTTGCTTCAATATGA